The following proteins are co-located in the Oceanimonas sp. GK1 genome:
- the mukB gene encoding chromosome partition protein MukB, translating into MSVSRGKFQSLTMVNWNGFFARTFDLDQLVTTLSGGNGAGKSTTMAAFIAALIPDLSLLHFRNTTEAGSQSGSRDKGLYGKLQRGHCYSLIEVTTSQQERVWFGVHLEQVANRDNKVNMVPFALQSLAEGAAPTELLLSRLDDGRGQVRSLNELKAAATNAGLRFARFNTVSEYHNFLFDMGVTPRKLKDQRDRVKFYRLIEASLYGGISSTISRSLKDYLLPENAGIRKAFTDMEAAIFENRRTLESIRETQRQRDLFRQLITETTHYAAADYVRNSAEKQRLSDLALSARKALAEERRILAEEKARLIYLADEHEHLQARERMLAQELDIASEHLAKVLSGVKLNEKIQAYQLELDELEEKLAMQEEMLAELQDEHQEAQDARTEADAEVDSLKSQLADYQQALDTQQTRAIQYRQARQALEDVRARCELPNLEPEQAKEEELRHQAREQELTQTVLEQRQQLSLAEAARAQYDQALALLEAVAGPVDRAAAFSRATQLIEQGREHQSLLGREEGIRRSLKDAEQAEARLHKVRELQGELARHNRRVHNEDDLELQLAELDEQKAEAEEQLAECTEAQRQLQSAEGQLAPRIKELKAQAPAWHKAQQALERLRELSNQPLADSSEITAAMQQALRDEHQAEQTKQNALAAKQRLEQHIRVLSGGSDASPELVSLCEHLGGTLLCEVYDDIAVEDAPYYEALYGPARNAIVVADPEAALEKLQALESCPPDVYLIQGNPDAFDEDLLQATELERAVYVQNGERQLRYSRFPAVPLFGRAAREAQVDKLREELEGESARYAEAAFAQQKHSRLYHQLSDFVGDGLQQAFAPSPEELLAELAEQQQALEQERVALAEQRAQWASKVDSLREQQGLLHKLLPLASLLADDGVAERLQSAKVEADKLNDARNFMAAHGQRLGRLAEQVQVLRQDPAGVDALKAATEQAESELTEARARTYALNQLVARLPHLAYADAEQLLSQSSAMNDSLKAKLAQAEEARRKAGLRAEQLAGRVSDALQARTALVTGRDARNRTLGEFREELSALGITLADDMEQKARDAKREVENELVQTRNKRSQTEAQRQVTKREIDSLSQRLSKDGQGYFAARKALVAHKANWSRVERLAREHDVERRLKRPELAYLDADELRSMSDKALGTLRVAVEHDEELRDALRLSEGNRNTLQKVQFYILVFRHLKARIRHDIIRADDPVEALEEMEVELARLADELTVREGQLSLSSVEVAAKINTIIRREQTRIRQLNQGLQNIRFGLVAGVRLNVNIRDTYQRLLDALSDPEGRHQDLFSSKELSFSEAMGKLYQRLNPELERGDRSPQVLGQALLDYRNYLELDIEVQRGADGWLRAESGALSTGEAIGTGQAILLMVLQSWEEEARHLRGRDVLPCRLLFLDEAARLDARSIATLFELCERQDMQLLIAAPENISPEKGTTYKLIRKVHGNQEHVHVVGLRGFAGEAA; encoded by the coding sequence GTGAGTGTGTCCCGAGGCAAGTTTCAATCCCTGACCATGGTCAACTGGAACGGCTTTTTCGCCCGCACCTTTGACCTGGACCAGCTGGTAACCACCCTGTCCGGCGGCAACGGCGCCGGCAAGTCCACCACCATGGCGGCCTTTATAGCAGCACTTATTCCCGATCTCAGCCTGCTGCACTTTCGCAACACCACGGAAGCGGGCAGCCAGTCGGGCAGCCGCGACAAGGGCCTGTATGGCAAGCTGCAACGGGGCCACTGCTATTCGCTGATTGAGGTGACCACCTCCCAGCAGGAGCGGGTCTGGTTTGGCGTGCACCTGGAGCAGGTGGCCAACCGGGACAACAAGGTCAACATGGTGCCCTTTGCCCTGCAAAGCCTGGCCGAGGGCGCGGCTCCCACCGAGCTGTTGCTGAGCCGCCTGGACGATGGCCGCGGCCAGGTGCGCTCGCTCAACGAGCTGAAGGCCGCCGCCACGAATGCCGGCCTGCGCTTTGCCCGCTTTAATACAGTGAGCGAGTATCACAACTTTTTGTTCGACATGGGCGTGACCCCGCGCAAGCTGAAAGACCAGCGCGACCGGGTGAAGTTTTATCGCCTGATCGAAGCCTCGCTGTATGGCGGTATTTCCAGCACCATCAGCCGCAGCCTGAAAGACTATCTGCTGCCCGAGAACGCCGGCATTCGCAAGGCCTTTACCGACATGGAGGCGGCGATTTTTGAAAACCGCCGCACCCTGGAGTCCATTCGCGAAACCCAGCGCCAGCGGGATTTGTTCCGCCAGTTGATTACCGAAACCACCCACTATGCCGCCGCCGACTATGTGCGCAACAGTGCCGAAAAGCAGCGGCTGTCGGATCTCGCCCTCTCGGCCCGCAAGGCCCTGGCGGAAGAGCGGCGCATTCTGGCCGAAGAAAAGGCCCGGCTGATTTATCTGGCCGATGAACACGAGCACCTGCAGGCCAGGGAGCGCATGCTGGCCCAGGAGCTGGATATCGCCTCTGAGCATTTGGCCAAAGTGCTGAGCGGGGTCAAGCTCAATGAAAAAATTCAGGCTTACCAGCTGGAGCTGGACGAGCTGGAAGAAAAGCTCGCCATGCAGGAAGAAATGCTGGCGGAGCTGCAGGACGAACACCAGGAAGCGCAAGACGCCCGCACCGAGGCCGACGCCGAGGTAGACAGCCTGAAAAGCCAGCTGGCGGATTACCAGCAGGCGCTCGACACCCAGCAGACCCGGGCCATTCAGTATCGCCAGGCTCGCCAGGCGCTGGAAGACGTGCGTGCCCGCTGCGAGCTGCCGAACCTTGAGCCCGAGCAGGCCAAGGAAGAAGAGCTGCGTCATCAGGCGCGCGAGCAGGAGCTGACCCAAACCGTGCTGGAGCAACGCCAGCAGCTCTCGCTGGCCGAGGCGGCCCGCGCCCAGTATGACCAGGCGCTGGCCTTGCTTGAAGCCGTGGCCGGCCCCGTGGACCGCGCCGCCGCCTTTAGCCGCGCCACCCAGCTGATTGAACAAGGCCGGGAGCATCAGAGCCTGCTCGGCCGGGAAGAGGGCATTCGCCGCAGCCTGAAAGACGCCGAGCAGGCCGAGGCCCGGCTGCACAAGGTGCGCGAGCTGCAAGGGGAGCTGGCCCGCCACAATCGCCGTGTGCACAACGAAGACGATCTCGAGCTGCAACTGGCGGAGCTGGACGAGCAAAAGGCCGAGGCGGAAGAGCAACTGGCCGAGTGCACCGAGGCCCAGCGTCAGCTGCAGTCCGCCGAAGGCCAGCTGGCGCCGCGCATCAAGGAGTTGAAAGCCCAGGCCCCGGCCTGGCACAAGGCCCAGCAGGCGCTGGAGCGGCTGCGGGAGCTTTCAAACCAGCCGCTTGCCGACAGCAGCGAAATTACCGCCGCCATGCAGCAGGCCCTGCGCGACGAGCACCAGGCCGAGCAGACCAAACAAAATGCGCTGGCCGCCAAACAGCGGCTGGAGCAGCACATTCGCGTGCTGAGCGGCGGCAGCGATGCCTCGCCCGAGCTGGTGTCTTTGTGCGAACACCTGGGCGGCACTTTGCTGTGCGAAGTGTACGACGACATCGCCGTGGAAGACGCCCCTTACTACGAGGCGCTGTACGGCCCGGCCCGCAATGCCATTGTGGTGGCCGACCCGGAAGCCGCCCTGGAAAAACTGCAGGCGCTGGAAAGCTGCCCGCCCGATGTGTATCTCATACAGGGTAACCCCGACGCCTTTGACGAAGACTTGCTGCAGGCTACCGAGCTGGAGCGGGCCGTGTATGTGCAAAACGGCGAGCGCCAGCTGCGTTATTCCCGTTTTCCCGCCGTGCCGCTGTTTGGCCGTGCCGCCCGCGAAGCCCAGGTGGACAAGCTGCGTGAAGAGCTTGAAGGTGAGAGCGCCCGCTACGCCGAGGCCGCCTTTGCCCAGCAGAAGCACAGCCGGCTCTATCATCAGCTGAGCGACTTTGTCGGTGACGGCCTGCAACAGGCCTTTGCCCCCAGCCCTGAAGAGCTGCTGGCGGAGCTGGCCGAACAGCAACAAGCGCTGGAGCAGGAGCGGGTGGCGCTTGCCGAGCAGCGCGCCCAATGGGCCAGCAAGGTGGACAGCCTGCGGGAGCAGCAGGGCCTGCTGCACAAGCTGCTGCCGCTGGCCTCGCTGCTGGCCGACGACGGCGTGGCCGAGCGGCTGCAAAGCGCCAAAGTCGAAGCCGACAAACTGAATGATGCCCGCAACTTTATGGCCGCCCACGGCCAGCGCCTGGGCCGGCTGGCGGAGCAGGTGCAGGTGCTGCGCCAGGATCCCGCCGGTGTTGATGCCTTGAAGGCCGCCACCGAGCAGGCCGAAAGCGAGTTGACCGAGGCCCGTGCCCGCACCTATGCCCTGAACCAGCTGGTGGCCCGGTTGCCGCACCTGGCCTATGCCGATGCCGAGCAACTACTGAGCCAAAGCTCCGCCATGAACGACAGCCTCAAGGCCAAGCTGGCCCAGGCTGAAGAAGCCCGCCGCAAGGCCGGCCTGCGCGCCGAGCAGCTTGCCGGCCGGGTGAGTGATGCCCTGCAGGCGCGCACCGCCCTGGTAACCGGCCGCGATGCCCGCAACCGCACCCTTGGGGAATTCCGCGAGGAGCTTTCGGCCCTGGGCATTACCCTTGCCGACGACATGGAGCAAAAAGCTCGGGACGCCAAACGTGAGGTGGAAAACGAGCTGGTGCAAACCCGCAACAAGCGCAGCCAGACCGAGGCCCAGCGCCAGGTGACCAAGCGGGAAATTGACTCTCTCAGCCAGCGCCTGTCGAAAGACGGCCAGGGCTACTTTGCCGCCCGCAAGGCGCTGGTGGCTCACAAGGCCAACTGGTCCAGGGTAGAGCGGCTGGCCCGGGAGCACGATGTGGAGCGCCGGCTCAAGCGGCCCGAACTGGCCTACCTGGATGCCGACGAGCTGCGCTCCATGTCCGACAAGGCGCTCGGTACCCTGCGGGTGGCGGTGGAGCACGATGAAGAGCTGCGCGACGCCCTGCGCCTTAGCGAGGGCAACCGCAACACATTGCAAAAGGTGCAGTTCTACATTCTGGTGTTCCGTCACCTCAAGGCACGCATTCGTCACGACATTATTCGCGCCGACGATCCGGTGGAAGCACTGGAAGAAATGGAAGTGGAGCTGGCGCGCCTGGCCGACGAGCTCACGGTGCGGGAAGGCCAGCTGTCGCTGTCGTCCGTGGAAGTGGCGGCCAAGATCAACACCATCATTCGCCGCGAGCAGACCCGTATTCGCCAGCTTAACCAGGGCCTGCAGAACATTCGCTTTGGTCTGGTGGCCGGGGTGCGCCTGAACGTGAACATTCGCGACACCTATCAGCGCCTGCTGGATGCGTTAAGCGACCCCGAAGGCCGCCATCAGGACTTGTTCAGCAGCAAGGAGCTCAGCTTCTCTGAAGCCATGGGCAAGCTGTATCAGCGGCTGAACCCCGAGCTGGAGCGCGGCGATCGCAGCCCGCAGGTGCTGGGCCAGGCACTGCTGGACTACCGTAACTACCTGGAGCTGGACATTGAAGTGCAGCGCGGCGCCGACGGCTGGCTGCGGGCCGAAAGCGGCGCCCTCTCTACCGGCGAGGCCATTGGCACCGGCCAGGCCATTCTGCTGATGGTGCTGCAAAGCTGGGAAGAAGAAGCCCGCCATCTGCGCGGCCGCGACGTGTTGCCCTGCCGCCTGCTGTTCCTGGACGAGGCCGCACGCCTGGATGCCCGATCCATTGCCACCTTGTTCGAGCTGTGTGAGCGCCAGGACATGCAGCTGCTGATTGCCGCCCCGGAAAACATCAGCCCGGAAAAAGGCACCACCTACAAGCTGATCCGCAAGGTGCACGGCAACCAGGAGCATGTGCACGTAGTGGGCCTGCGCGGCTTTGCGGGGGAGGCGGCGTAA
- the mukF gene encoding chromosome partition protein MukF — MTEMSRTLPDWIGWVREENLGLSLPPDRLAFLLAVHIFGRGGEQPQLSEAELHHAFGYVSKGFEQAADTQTSRANNAINDLVRQRLLSRFQGDGGEGESLYRLTRLGLAIVEFFAAQREVSQIKLSLLLEHISQELERVAEAIAANPNEQGWAQNVEGRLKYSVAEQLARIDDTQRTMDEQQNAVKANIAALLNKNWHEAIHACEQLLRETGVTLRELQDTLDKAGHGLQQSLLNIEEQLQQSPRGEAVAVLCQQLQARLDAIIHWGSQCIELWSRYDRHVHRFIRTAIDMDKNRAFSQRLRESIRHFESHNWRLRVSQTLPLLELRDETMAAYAEEVTGELPVALEYQDMTDIAAELSGRIREHLEVFSVAGKPLDLAGVLRDYLNDYPHYQHFDIARLLIDEAVKLGHADGELAGAPMPDWQPINAHGAKVQAHVIDQY; from the coding sequence ATGACGGAAATGTCCCGCACCCTGCCGGACTGGATCGGCTGGGTCAGAGAGGAAAATTTAGGCCTGAGCCTGCCCCCTGACCGGCTGGCCTTTTTGCTGGCGGTGCACATCTTTGGCCGGGGCGGCGAGCAGCCGCAGCTTTCCGAGGCCGAGCTGCATCACGCCTTTGGCTATGTCAGCAAGGGCTTTGAGCAGGCCGCCGACACCCAAACCAGCCGGGCCAACAACGCCATTAACGATCTGGTGCGCCAGCGCCTGCTGAGCCGTTTTCAGGGCGATGGCGGCGAGGGCGAAAGCCTCTATCGCTTAACCCGGCTGGGGCTGGCCATTGTGGAGTTCTTTGCGGCCCAGCGGGAAGTGAGCCAGATAAAGCTGTCGCTGCTGCTGGAGCACATATCTCAGGAGCTGGAACGCGTGGCCGAGGCCATTGCCGCCAACCCCAACGAGCAGGGCTGGGCCCAGAACGTGGAAGGCCGGCTTAAATATTCCGTGGCCGAGCAGCTGGCGCGCATCGACGACACCCAGCGCACCATGGACGAGCAGCAAAACGCGGTCAAAGCCAACATTGCCGCCCTGCTCAACAAGAACTGGCATGAGGCCATTCACGCCTGCGAACAGCTGCTGCGGGAAACCGGTGTGACCCTGCGTGAATTGCAGGACACTCTCGATAAAGCCGGCCACGGCCTGCAGCAAAGCCTGCTCAATATTGAAGAGCAGCTGCAGCAAAGCCCGCGGGGTGAAGCCGTGGCAGTGTTGTGCCAGCAGCTGCAGGCCCGGCTCGACGCCATTATTCACTGGGGCAGCCAGTGTATCGAGCTCTGGTCCCGTTACGACCGCCACGTACACCGCTTTATTCGCACCGCCATCGACATGGACAAAAACCGTGCCTTCAGCCAGCGGCTGCGGGAGTCCATCCGCCACTTCGAGAGCCACAACTGGCGGCTGCGGGTGAGCCAGACCCTGCCTTTGCTGGAGCTGCGGGACGAAACCATGGCCGCCTACGCCGAGGAAGTGACCGGCGAGCTGCCGGTGGCGCTGGAATATCAGGACATGACCGACATTGCCGCCGAGCTCTCGGGGCGCATTCGCGAGCACCTGGAGGTGTTTTCCGTTGCCGGCAAGCCATTGGACCTGGCCGGGGTGCTGCGGGATTACCTCAACGATTACCCCCATTACCAGCACTTTGACATTGCGCGCCTGCTGATTGATGAAGCGGTGAAGCTCGGTCATGCCGACGGCGAACTGGCGGGCGCGCCCATGCCCGACTGGCAACCCATTAATGCCCACGGGGCCAAGGTACAAGCACATGTTATCGACCAATACTGA
- the elyC gene encoding envelope biogenesis factor ElyC translates to MSPLFLAKKWLGSLLLPLPLLLFLAVFGVFLLWLRHKRSGMLFIVLPLLALVLLSTRPVANALIAPLESTYAPFEANGQPVDDIIVLGAAQVADPRLPLLSQLGNAALARISEGIRLAHAYPDARLIVSGYAGGEGRSSAELYGEVALAFGIEASRIVMLPEPKDTAEEAAAIAPLIEGRRAVLVSSASHLPRAMTLFANEGATPWPAPVDHQAKESAGTLPLYTYLPRARYLERSELAWHEYLGRLWMRLGGH, encoded by the coding sequence ATGAGCCCCCTTTTTTTGGCGAAAAAATGGCTGGGCAGCCTGCTTTTACCTCTGCCGCTGCTGCTTTTTTTGGCAGTATTCGGCGTGTTTCTGCTGTGGTTGCGCCATAAACGCAGTGGAATGCTCTTCATCGTGCTGCCGCTGTTGGCCCTGGTGCTGCTCAGCACCCGGCCGGTGGCCAATGCGCTGATTGCGCCCCTGGAATCCACCTATGCCCCGTTTGAGGCCAACGGCCAGCCGGTGGACGACATTATTGTGCTGGGGGCGGCCCAGGTGGCGGACCCGCGCCTGCCGCTGCTGAGCCAGCTGGGCAATGCGGCCCTGGCGCGGATCAGCGAAGGGATTCGCCTGGCTCACGCCTATCCCGACGCACGGCTGATCGTCAGCGGTTATGCCGGCGGCGAAGGGCGCTCCAGCGCCGAGCTCTATGGCGAGGTGGCGCTGGCCTTTGGCATTGAGGCGTCCCGTATTGTGATGCTGCCCGAGCCCAAAGACACCGCCGAGGAAGCCGCCGCCATCGCGCCGCTGATTGAAGGCCGCCGGGCAGTGCTGGTGAGCTCCGCCAGCCACCTGCCCCGGGCCATGACGCTGTTTGCCAATGAGGGGGCAACGCCTTGGCCCGCCCCCGTCGATCACCAGGCAAAGGAAAGCGCCGGCACCCTGCCGCTGTATACCTATTTACCCCGGGCGCGCTATCTGGAGCGCAGCGAGCTGGCCTGGCACGAGTACCTGGGCCGGCTGTGGATGCGCCTTGGTGGCCACTGA
- a CDS encoding methyltransferase domain-containing protein codes for MQRNTSFDGKSRTFSRNIYGTTKGQIRLRVLERDLAEWLSERPQPLRILDAGGGFGPVSQRLAADGHQVVLCDLSAEMLDEARAQVADKGLSERFDFIHGPIQSLTVDDLGQFDLILCHAVLEWVEDQAGLLATLNALLAPGGTLSLMYYNRDGLLYHSLVKGNFDYVHANLVRKRRQKLTPGWPCRPAEVDGWLQQLGFVITGRSGVRVFHDYMSNVHGPFPTEEDIIEMELAHSRTAPFMHLGRYMHVLARKP; via the coding sequence GTGCAGCGTAATACCAGTTTCGACGGCAAAAGCCGCACCTTTTCCCGCAATATCTACGGCACCACCAAGGGGCAAATTCGCCTGCGGGTGCTGGAGCGGGATCTGGCCGAATGGTTGTCGGAACGCCCGCAGCCTCTGCGCATTCTCGATGCCGGGGGCGGCTTTGGCCCGGTGTCTCAGCGCCTGGCCGCCGACGGCCACCAGGTGGTGCTGTGCGATCTGTCGGCGGAAATGCTGGATGAGGCCCGGGCTCAGGTGGCCGACAAGGGCCTGAGCGAGCGGTTCGACTTTATTCACGGCCCCATTCAGTCGTTAACCGTCGACGATCTCGGGCAGTTTGATCTCATTCTGTGCCACGCCGTGCTGGAGTGGGTGGAAGATCAGGCCGGCCTGCTGGCGACATTAAACGCGCTGCTGGCGCCGGGCGGGACCTTGTCGCTGATGTATTACAACCGCGACGGCCTGCTGTATCACAGCCTGGTAAAAGGCAACTTCGATTATGTGCACGCCAATCTGGTCAGAAAACGACGCCAGAAACTGACGCCGGGCTGGCCCTGCCGGCCCGCCGAGGTGGACGGCTGGCTGCAACAGCTTGGCTTTGTTATAACCGGGCGCAGCGGCGTGCGGGTGTTTCACGACTACATGTCGAACGTGCACGGGCCTTTTCCCACCGAGGAAGACATCATCGAGATGGAGCTGGCCCATTCCCGCACCGCGCCCTTTATGCACCTGGGCCGCTATATGCATGTGCTGGCGCGAAAGCCATAA
- the pfkA gene encoding 6-phosphofructokinase has protein sequence MIKRIGVLTSGGDAPGMNAAIRAVVRTGLHHGLEVFGIQSGYLGLHQDQIVPLDRHSVSDVITRGGTFLGSARFPEFKQEQVRVEAVQNLKKHGIDGLVVIGGDGSYMGAMCLTEMGFPCIGIPGTIDNDIAGTDYTIGFDTALNVAVEAIDRLRDTCSSHNRISVVEIMGRHCGDLTSSAAVAGGAEYVIVPEVAFDQDELIQQIHEGVAKGKKHAIVAICENVCDVNQLARDIQAATGRDTRATILGHIQRGGTPTASDRIMASRMGARAVELLLEGFGGRCMGLQNNHIVHHDIIDCIKHLRRPFNEEMYQLSNTLF, from the coding sequence ATGATTAAACGCATTGGGGTACTCACCAGCGGCGGCGATGCGCCCGGCATGAACGCGGCCATTCGGGCCGTGGTGCGCACCGGCCTGCATCACGGTCTGGAGGTGTTCGGCATTCAAAGCGGCTATCTCGGCCTGCATCAGGATCAGATAGTTCCCCTCGACCGCCACAGCGTGTCGGACGTGATCACCCGGGGCGGCACCTTTCTCGGCTCGGCCCGCTTTCCCGAATTCAAGCAGGAGCAGGTACGGGTTGAGGCGGTGCAGAACCTGAAAAAACACGGCATCGACGGCCTGGTGGTGATCGGCGGCGACGGCTCCTACATGGGCGCCATGTGCCTGACCGAAATGGGCTTTCCCTGCATCGGCATTCCCGGCACCATCGACAACGACATTGCCGGCACAGACTACACCATCGGCTTTGACACCGCCCTCAACGTGGCGGTGGAAGCCATTGACCGGTTGCGGGACACCTGCAGCTCCCACAACCGCATTTCGGTGGTGGAGATCATGGGCCGCCACTGCGGCGACCTCACTTCGTCTGCCGCCGTGGCCGGCGGTGCCGAGTACGTGATCGTGCCGGAAGTGGCCTTTGACCAGGATGAGCTGATCCAGCAAATCCACGAAGGGGTGGCCAAAGGCAAGAAGCACGCCATTGTGGCTATCTGCGAGAACGTGTGCGACGTTAACCAGCTGGCCCGGGACATTCAGGCCGCCACCGGCCGCGATACCCGCGCCACCATTCTGGGCCACATTCAGCGCGGCGGCACCCCCACCGCGTCGGATCGGATCATGGCCAGCCGCATGGGTGCCCGCGCCGTGGAGCTGCTGCTGGAAGGCTTTGGCGGTCGTTGCATGGGCCTGCAGAACAACCACATCGTGCACCACGACATCATCGACTGCATCAAGCACCTGCGCCGCCCCTTCAACGAAGAGATGTATCAGCTGTCGAATACGCTGTTCTGA
- the tpiA gene encoding triose-phosphate isomerase has translation MRQTLVMGNWKLNGSKTLVRELISALKVPAAEAATVAVAVCPPVLFLGQAEAELAGSVIALGAQDADVHTDGAFTGENSPAMYKEFGVKYVLVGHSERRTLHGETDAVVAAKFAAVLEQQLVPVLCIGETLAQFEAGETQDVVEAQLQAVIDACGIEALGRAVIAYEPVWAIGTGKTATPEIAQGVHSAIRAFLAKQHAEVAAGVQILYGGSVKGDSAAGLFAMEDIDGALVGGAALKADEFAAIIRAGA, from the coding sequence ATGCGACAGACTCTGGTAATGGGTAACTGGAAACTGAACGGCAGCAAGACCCTGGTGCGCGAGCTGATTTCTGCCCTCAAGGTGCCTGCCGCCGAGGCCGCCACTGTGGCCGTGGCCGTATGCCCGCCGGTGCTGTTTCTGGGCCAGGCCGAAGCCGAACTGGCAGGAAGTGTAATTGCACTGGGCGCTCAGGACGCCGACGTGCATACCGACGGCGCCTTTACCGGTGAAAACTCCCCGGCCATGTATAAGGAGTTTGGCGTGAAGTACGTGCTGGTGGGCCACAGCGAACGCCGCACCCTGCACGGTGAAACCGACGCCGTGGTGGCCGCCAAGTTTGCCGCCGTGCTGGAGCAGCAACTGGTGCCGGTGCTGTGCATTGGCGAAACCCTGGCGCAATTTGAAGCCGGTGAAACGCAAGACGTGGTAGAAGCCCAGCTGCAGGCGGTGATTGACGCCTGCGGCATCGAGGCCCTGGGCCGCGCCGTGATTGCCTACGAGCCGGTGTGGGCCATCGGCACCGGCAAAACCGCCACCCCCGAGATTGCGCAGGGTGTGCACAGCGCCATTCGCGCCTTTCTGGCCAAACAACACGCCGAGGTGGCCGCCGGCGTGCAAATTCTCTACGGTGGCTCGGTCAAGGGCGACAGCGCCGCCGGCCTGTTTGCCATGGAAGACATCGACGGTGCCCTGGTGGGTGGTGCAGCCCTCAAGGCCGATGAGTTCGCCGCCATTATCAGGGCCGGCGCATAA
- the mukE gene encoding chromosome partition protein MukE encodes MLSTNTDQALDSRLVQAIANPLFPALDNQLRSGRHITADELEQHSLLQEYYSELDAFYQRYQAELVRAPEGFYYLRPRSTSELGTSILSELEMLVGKVLCYLYLSPDRLINEGVFSVEDLQEEILTLSNEQALLRMVNQRAGGSDLDKRKLADKLKSAIRRLKRMGMVSSVGSQDKFRITEAVFRFAADVRSDEDPRELQLRMIKEGEAVAGADTTANEPQDEQENEQ; translated from the coding sequence ATGTTATCGACCAATACTGATCAGGCTCTGGACTCAAGACTGGTGCAGGCCATTGCCAATCCGCTGTTTCCGGCCCTCGACAACCAGCTGCGCTCGGGCCGGCACATTACCGCCGACGAGCTGGAGCAGCATTCGCTGCTGCAGGAGTATTACTCAGAGCTGGACGCCTTTTATCAGCGCTACCAGGCCGAGCTGGTGCGCGCCCCCGAGGGCTTTTATTACCTGCGACCACGCTCCACCAGCGAGCTGGGCACCTCCATTCTCTCCGAGCTGGAAATGCTGGTGGGCAAGGTGCTGTGCTACCTCTACCTGAGCCCGGACCGCCTCATCAACGAAGGGGTGTTTTCCGTTGAAGACTTGCAGGAAGAGATTTTAACCCTGTCCAACGAGCAGGCGCTGCTGCGCATGGTCAATCAGCGCGCCGGCGGCAGTGATCTCGACAAGCGCAAGCTGGCCGACAAGCTCAAAAGCGCCATTCGCCGGTTGAAGCGCATGGGCATGGTGAGCAGCGTGGGCAGCCAGGACAAATTCCGTATTACCGAAGCGGTGTTCCGCTTTGCCGCCGACGTGCGCAGCGATGAAGACCCCCGCGAGCTGCAGCTGCGCATGATTAAGGAAGGCGAAGCCGTGGCCGGTGCTGATACCACCGCCAATGAACCGCAGGACGAGCAGGAGAACGAGCAGTGA
- a CDS encoding sulfite exporter TauE/SafE family protein: MTHVDTLTLVLAALACFTGAYVQTAIGFGMAVVAAPILFYLDPALVPGPLMVVLLVMCLVNGWRFRKGLELNLLAPALLARIPGSAVGVWLLAVLPLQWLAVLIAITIMLGVLVRLKDIALPMTRTNMALGGFLSGVMGTSTTIGGPPMVLVMHGADMHRIRANLAGFFVVSTLMSVGALASGGFLTQAHLMTALPLAPAALLGNWLAVHTLHLVSRPIMHYGSLGLCTFAVIGMLINTLT, translated from the coding sequence ATGACCCACGTGGACACTCTCACTCTTGTGCTGGCCGCCCTGGCCTGCTTTACCGGCGCCTATGTGCAGACCGCCATCGGCTTTGGCATGGCGGTAGTGGCCGCGCCCATTCTGTTTTATCTGGACCCAGCACTGGTACCCGGGCCGCTGATGGTGGTGCTGCTGGTGATGTGCCTGGTGAACGGCTGGCGCTTTCGCAAGGGGCTGGAGCTGAACCTGCTGGCGCCGGCGCTGCTGGCGCGCATTCCCGGCAGTGCCGTGGGAGTGTGGCTGCTGGCAGTGCTGCCGCTGCAATGGCTGGCGGTGCTCATCGCCATCACCATCATGCTGGGGGTGCTGGTGCGGCTGAAGGACATCGCCCTGCCCATGACCCGCACCAACATGGCCCTGGGTGGCTTTCTCTCGGGGGTGATGGGCACCAGCACCACCATTGGCGGACCGCCCATGGTGCTGGTGATGCACGGCGCCGACATGCACCGCATTCGCGCCAACCTGGCGGGCTTTTTTGTGGTCTCCACCCTGATGTCGGTGGGGGCCCTGGCCAGCGGCGGCTTTCTGACCCAGGCACACCTGATGACGGCCCTGCCCCTGGCGCCGGCGGCACTGCTGGGCAACTGGCTGGCGGTGCACACCCTGCACCTGGTATCGCGCCCCATTATGCACTACGGCTCGCTGGGGCTCTGTACCTTTGCTGTGATCGGCATGTTAATCAATACCTTGACCTAA